A single genomic interval of Saccharothrix saharensis harbors:
- a CDS encoding FAD-dependent oxidoreductase — translation MRAIVIGGGIGGPVAAMALRKAGIDASVHERYDRRADGSGGALSIAPNGLQALEVVGLADAVRGIGTPMTAMELQSWTGRTLGRFGGEPPQLLVWRADLHRVLREEAVRRGITVEHGQDLVDVVEHGAGVTARFADGSRADADLLVGADGIRSTVRRIIDPDAPGPRYAGLLGFGARLARTGEPSTGGAMRLVSGKRAFFGYQVHADGSGGWFANLPRRTPLTTVQARATGPEEWLAVLRAAFTPDRTPAVRLVDATDPADLVVTGALEDVPSVPRWSRGRLVLVGDAAHATSPSSGQGASLAFESAVQLARCLRDLPHDEAFRAYEELRRDRVERIIAQAARTNRDKAAGPVGRLLRDTLLPLAFKFADPSRFTWQFDHRIEWDDTLSHA, via the coding sequence ATGAGGGCGATCGTGATCGGCGGCGGCATCGGCGGGCCCGTCGCGGCGATGGCGTTGCGCAAGGCGGGCATTGACGCGAGCGTGCACGAGCGGTACGACCGGAGGGCCGACGGCTCGGGCGGTGCGCTGAGCATCGCGCCGAACGGCCTGCAGGCGTTGGAGGTCGTCGGCCTGGCCGACGCGGTGCGGGGGATCGGCACGCCGATGACCGCGATGGAGCTGCAGAGCTGGACCGGCCGCACGCTCGGCCGGTTCGGCGGCGAACCGCCGCAGCTGCTGGTGTGGCGCGCCGACCTGCACCGCGTGCTGCGCGAGGAAGCGGTCCGGCGCGGCATCACCGTCGAGCACGGCCAGGACCTGGTCGACGTCGTGGAGCACGGCGCGGGCGTCACCGCGCGGTTCGCCGACGGCTCGCGGGCCGACGCGGACCTGCTCGTCGGCGCGGACGGCATCCGCTCGACCGTGCGGCGGATCATCGACCCGGACGCGCCGGGCCCGCGGTACGCCGGTCTGCTCGGCTTCGGCGCGCGGCTCGCGCGCACCGGCGAGCCGTCGACCGGCGGCGCGATGCGGCTGGTCTCGGGCAAGCGCGCGTTCTTCGGCTACCAGGTCCACGCCGACGGTTCCGGCGGCTGGTTCGCCAACCTGCCCCGGCGGACCCCGCTGACCACGGTGCAGGCCCGTGCCACCGGCCCCGAGGAGTGGCTGGCCGTGCTGCGCGCCGCGTTCACCCCCGACCGCACGCCCGCCGTGCGGCTGGTCGACGCCACCGACCCGGCCGACCTGGTGGTGACGGGCGCGCTGGAGGACGTCCCGAGCGTGCCGCGGTGGAGCCGGGGCCGGCTGGTGCTCGTCGGGGACGCCGCCCACGCCACGTCGCCGAGCTCCGGCCAGGGCGCGTCGCTGGCGTTCGAGAGCGCCGTGCAACTGGCGCGCTGCCTGCGCGACCTGCCGCACGACGAGGCGTTCCGGGCGTACGAGGAGCTGCGGCGGGACCGGGTCGAACGGATCATCGCCCAGGCCGCCCGCACCAACCGGGACAAGGCCGCCGGCCCCGTCGGCCGCCTCCTGCGCGACACCCTGCTGCCGCTGGCGTTCAAGTTCGCCGACCCGTCCCGGTTCACCTGGCAGTTCGACCACCGGATCGAGTGGGACGACACCCTCAGCCACGCCTGA
- a CDS encoding WXG100 family type VII secretion target: protein MTDQWTGAGIFESYASFVKTIEGDAQSETERVLDITFGAIDVVASTVALVVDPIGTLLAAGIGWLIEHVSFLREPLDMLMGDREAIQAHIEQVKADAKAIRDQAEVHKKAMAQFTGWEGKAGEAFKQSMDRLGGELDSLAEVVDGTARVTAVTGTLIIILRDIVRDLIAGLLAQLVKGALIAAAAAVFTLGASIVGFIGYAVGAATALAVQIGARIAKLIAALGRQAARLGKLGGSMGTLGQNFSRFGDAGGIVHEGVKAGGGYGDFYGDKGNGAPQAGDPTKAAV from the coding sequence ATGACCGACCAGTGGACCGGGGCCGGGATCTTCGAGAGCTACGCGAGCTTCGTCAAGACGATCGAGGGCGACGCGCAGAGCGAGACCGAGCGCGTCCTGGACATCACGTTCGGCGCGATCGACGTGGTCGCCTCCACCGTGGCGCTGGTGGTGGACCCGATCGGCACGCTGCTCGCGGCCGGGATCGGGTGGTTGATCGAGCACGTCAGCTTCCTGCGCGAGCCGCTGGACATGCTGATGGGCGACCGCGAGGCCATCCAGGCGCACATCGAGCAGGTGAAGGCCGACGCCAAGGCGATCCGCGACCAGGCCGAGGTGCACAAGAAGGCCATGGCCCAGTTCACCGGCTGGGAGGGCAAGGCGGGCGAGGCGTTCAAGCAGAGCATGGACCGGCTCGGTGGCGAGCTGGACTCGCTGGCCGAGGTGGTGGACGGCACGGCCCGCGTCACGGCGGTGACCGGCACGCTGATCATCATCCTGCGCGACATCGTGCGCGACCTGATCGCGGGCCTGCTCGCCCAACTCGTCAAGGGCGCGCTGATCGCGGCCGCCGCGGCGGTGTTCACGCTGGGCGCGTCGATCGTCGGGTTCATCGGCTACGCGGTCGGCGCCGCCACCGCGCTGGCGGTGCAGATCGGCGCCCGGATCGCCAAGCTGATCGCCGCGCTGGGCAGGCAGGCCGCGCGGCTGGGCAAGCTCGGCGGGTCCATGGGCACGCTGGGGCAGAACTTCTCCCGGTTCGGCGACGCGGGCGGCATCGTGCACGAGGGCGTCAAGGCGGGCGGCGGGTACGGCGACTTCTACGGCGACAAGGGCAACGGCGCGCCGCAGGCCGGCGACCCGACGAAGGCGGCCGTCTGA
- a CDS encoding glycosyltransferase family 2 protein, giving the protein MSREDAAARGTPRTAKVSVLMPTYRQAHFLPRAVGSLLDQTFRDWELIVVDDGSTDDTADVIARWDDPRIKYHRLVRNEGLGYALGYALRAAVGTYVAYLPSDDHYDPHHLANAVAVLDREPDCYAAYGGLRWWTTTDASKPFRVRVTSASLRGDDVVGAEERVLLDLPEPLPSDDVRNGNVFALVQVVHRRDHEAAVRWPTRSEVVSDGLERDHWRELARRGALFRYTGEVSCEWGDHPDQRHKIIGGRGAVHPTDPTGRGYGLARYRQFYGIEPGRPLNWRAGFWGLPHDQGERYGPLRATGAGRSAVSADEPLRILVVGELGFNPERILAFVEAGHSVRGSWITRTQAWQTVGPLPFPGVEDIPFDGDWTRRVREYAPHFIYALLNWQALSTIGRVLDEVPDIPMVFHFKEGPHLAAEMGLWPVMVKVLRHSAGVIFINQECREFFERSTKGCVDGDRVLILDGDLPKANWMTDDWSPKLSALDGEPHTVCVGRIRVESRSFLEPMPVLEKAGVHVHVYGETYQKWSQDWIETGRGSRFLHLHPTVEPANWVRELSRYDAAWPHIHESSNQGDLRRAHWDDLNLPARLGTYAVAGLPWMVRDNSGHRVAVQSLAERHGLGVVFNDIDDLAERLRDTTAMAGLTDRARAARPEFSFDDQLPVLLAFCRRVVEMGPR; this is encoded by the coding sequence GTGAGCCGGGAGGACGCGGCGGCGCGGGGGACACCGCGCACCGCCAAGGTCTCCGTGCTCATGCCGACGTACCGCCAGGCGCACTTCCTCCCCCGCGCGGTCGGCAGCCTCCTCGACCAGACCTTCCGGGACTGGGAGCTGATCGTGGTCGACGACGGCTCGACCGACGACACCGCGGACGTGATCGCGCGGTGGGACGACCCGCGCATCAAGTACCACCGCCTCGTCCGCAACGAAGGGCTCGGGTACGCGCTCGGGTACGCGCTGCGGGCCGCCGTCGGCACCTACGTGGCCTACCTCCCCTCGGACGACCACTACGACCCGCACCACCTGGCGAACGCCGTGGCGGTGCTGGACCGCGAGCCGGACTGCTACGCCGCCTACGGCGGCCTGAGGTGGTGGACCACCACCGACGCGAGCAAGCCGTTCCGGGTGCGCGTCACGTCGGCGTCGCTGCGCGGCGACGACGTCGTCGGGGCCGAGGAGCGGGTGTTGCTCGACCTCCCCGAACCGCTCCCGTCCGATGACGTCCGCAACGGCAATGTCTTCGCGCTGGTCCAGGTCGTCCACCGGCGGGACCACGAAGCGGCGGTCCGCTGGCCCACCAGGTCCGAGGTGGTCTCCGACGGACTCGAACGGGACCACTGGCGCGAGCTCGCCCGGCGCGGCGCCCTTTTCCGGTACACGGGCGAGGTCTCGTGCGAGTGGGGCGACCACCCCGACCAGCGCCACAAGATTATCGGCGGTCGTGGCGCGGTGCACCCGACGGACCCGACCGGCCGCGGCTACGGGCTGGCCCGGTACCGGCAGTTCTACGGCATCGAACCCGGCCGGCCGCTCAACTGGCGCGCCGGCTTCTGGGGGTTGCCGCACGACCAGGGGGAGCGGTACGGCCCGCTGCGCGCCACCGGGGCAGGACGCTCGGCGGTGTCGGCGGACGAACCGCTGCGGATCCTCGTCGTGGGCGAGCTCGGGTTCAACCCGGAGCGGATCCTCGCCTTCGTCGAGGCCGGGCACTCGGTGCGCGGCTCGTGGATCACCCGCACGCAGGCGTGGCAGACCGTGGGTCCACTGCCGTTCCCCGGCGTCGAGGACATCCCGTTCGACGGTGACTGGACGCGCCGCGTCCGGGAGTACGCGCCGCACTTCATCTACGCGCTGCTGAACTGGCAGGCCCTGTCCACCATCGGTCGCGTGCTCGACGAGGTGCCCGACATCCCGATGGTCTTCCACTTCAAGGAAGGCCCCCACCTCGCGGCCGAGATGGGGTTGTGGCCGGTGATGGTGAAGGTACTGCGGCACAGCGCGGGCGTGATCTTCATCAACCAGGAGTGCCGGGAGTTCTTCGAGCGCAGCACCAAGGGGTGCGTCGACGGCGACCGCGTGCTGATCCTCGACGGCGACCTGCCCAAGGCGAACTGGATGACGGACGACTGGTCGCCGAAGCTGTCCGCCCTGGACGGCGAGCCGCACACGGTCTGCGTCGGGCGGATCCGGGTGGAGAGCAGGAGCTTCCTGGAGCCGATGCCGGTGCTGGAGAAGGCCGGTGTGCACGTGCACGTGTACGGCGAGACCTACCAGAAGTGGAGTCAGGACTGGATCGAGACCGGTCGCGGCAGCCGGTTCCTGCACCTGCACCCCACTGTGGAGCCGGCGAACTGGGTTCGGGAGCTGTCCCGGTACGACGCCGCTTGGCCCCACATCCACGAGAGCTCCAACCAAGGCGACCTCCGCCGCGCGCATTGGGACGACCTCAACCTGCCGGCGAGGCTGGGCACGTACGCGGTTGCCGGCCTGCCCTGGATGGTGCGGGACAACAGCGGTCACCGGGTCGCCGTGCAGAGCCTCGCGGAACGCCACGGGCTCGGCGTCGTCTTCAACGACATCGACGACCTCGCGGAGCGCCTGCGGGACACGACGGCGATGGCGGGGCTGACCGATCGCGCTCGCGCCGCCCGACCGGAGTTCAGCTTCGACGACCAGCTACCCGTGCTCCTCGCCTTCTGCCGGAGGGTGGTAGAAATGGGCCCGAGGTGA
- a CDS encoding ABC transporter ATP-binding protein, whose product MVPVLVAHGLVKSYRRRRIVDRVDLAVEPGERVAILGPNGAGKTTTLLMCLGVVRPDAGTVSIAGHTLPHKRAAARANVGFAAGYLPMPDRIRVREYLTFHGRLHGLDDMAERSTAALRRFGVEHLASAMATELSSGQKTLVGIVKATLHAPPLLVLDEPTASLDPDVANRVRTGLAEICGPGGSALLLTSHNTTEVERLADRVVFLSGGRVVANDAPARVAAQFGSDNLEDVFLRLAGSPVGTDR is encoded by the coding sequence ATGGTTCCGGTGCTCGTGGCCCACGGGCTGGTCAAGAGCTATCGCCGACGGCGGATAGTCGACCGGGTCGACCTCGCGGTGGAACCGGGTGAGCGGGTCGCCATCCTCGGCCCCAACGGCGCGGGCAAGACGACCACGCTGCTGATGTGCCTCGGCGTGGTCCGGCCGGACGCCGGCACGGTCTCGATCGCGGGGCACACCCTGCCGCACAAGCGGGCGGCGGCCCGGGCGAACGTCGGGTTCGCCGCCGGCTACCTGCCGATGCCCGACCGGATCCGGGTACGCGAGTACCTCACCTTCCACGGTCGGCTCCACGGCTTGGACGACATGGCCGAGCGGTCGACGGCCGCCCTCCGGCGCTTCGGCGTCGAACACCTGGCGAGCGCGATGGCCACGGAGCTGTCGTCCGGGCAGAAGACGCTCGTCGGCATCGTCAAGGCGACGCTGCACGCGCCGCCGTTGCTGGTGCTGGACGAGCCGACCGCGTCGCTGGACCCCGACGTGGCCAACCGCGTGCGGACCGGTCTGGCCGAGATCTGCGGCCCGGGCGGCTCCGCACTGTTGTTGACGAGCCACAACACGACCGAGGTCGAGCGGCTCGCGGACCGGGTCGTCTTCCTCTCCGGCGGGCGCGTCGTGGCCAACGACGCGCCGGCACGGGTGGCGGCACAGTTCGGGAGCGACAACCTGGAGGACGTCTTCCTGCGGCTCGCCGGATCCCCGGTCGGGACCGATCGATGA
- a CDS encoding ABC transporter permease, whose protein sequence is MTATEPATGARACLARTAAVSYRHFLVLRRSPHRFFDITVLPFVDSLLFGSLGTFIAREGGAGRTTAAYLLAGIVLWHILYQAQIAVSTGFLDEVSSRNLLSVMVTPIREAEYLAGIALVGLAKLVLAVAGVSAAAFLLYAFDVTTLGLGLIPIAAVLVVAGWALGLFVIGLVLRFGSGAEAFAWGIMFLIMPLSGVFYSRQSLPGFLQPVSAALPTTHAFAAGRSLLSDNAFPWHDFRLAAITTALLAALAVAFVARAFTIFLRRGYITRHM, encoded by the coding sequence ATGACCGCCACCGAGCCGGCGACCGGGGCGCGGGCCTGCCTGGCCCGGACCGCCGCGGTGAGCTACCGGCACTTCCTCGTCCTGCGCCGCAGTCCGCACAGGTTCTTCGACATCACGGTGCTGCCGTTCGTCGACTCGTTGCTGTTCGGGTCGCTCGGGACGTTCATCGCCAGGGAAGGCGGAGCCGGCCGGACCACCGCCGCGTACCTGCTGGCCGGGATCGTGCTGTGGCACATCCTCTACCAAGCGCAGATCGCCGTCTCCACCGGCTTCCTGGACGAGGTCTCCTCCCGGAACCTGCTGAGCGTGATGGTCACCCCGATCCGGGAAGCGGAGTACCTCGCCGGCATCGCGCTCGTCGGCCTGGCCAAGCTGGTGCTGGCGGTGGCCGGGGTCTCCGCGGCCGCCTTCCTGCTCTACGCGTTCGACGTGACGACGCTCGGCCTCGGCCTGATACCGATCGCCGCGGTGCTCGTCGTCGCGGGCTGGGCCCTCGGCTTGTTCGTCATCGGGCTGGTCCTGCGCTTCGGCTCGGGCGCGGAGGCGTTCGCGTGGGGGATCATGTTCTTGATCATGCCGCTGTCCGGCGTGTTCTACTCCAGGCAGTCCCTACCGGGATTCCTGCAACCGGTCAGCGCCGCGTTGCCGACCACGCACGCGTTCGCGGCCGGGCGGAGCCTGCTGTCGGACAACGCGTTCCCCTGGCACGACTTCCGGCTCGCGGCGATCACGACCGCTCTGCTCGCCGCGCTCGCCGTCGCGTTCGTGGCGAGGGCGTTCACCATCTTCCTCCGGCGCGGCTACATCACGCGCCACATGTGA
- a CDS encoding TetR/AcrR family transcriptional regulator encodes MSVQERRERDRAERHRLIVDAARELAEAEGWDAVTTRRLAERVEYSQPVLYSHFKGKDAIVRAVAVQGCADLAELLRAARTAHRSPKSALRAVAVAYLDFAATRPALYDAMFVREVDLAFGTADSPPELVAAFHEFVAVVEPLAGNDDVETLTEVLWSALHGQATLNQGRRLRPSHHRARVDLLLSRFS; translated from the coding sequence GTGTCCGTCCAGGAGCGCCGTGAGCGCGACCGCGCCGAACGTCACCGGCTGATCGTCGACGCGGCCCGCGAGCTGGCCGAGGCGGAGGGGTGGGACGCGGTCACCACCCGCCGCCTGGCCGAACGGGTCGAGTACAGCCAGCCGGTGCTCTACAGCCACTTCAAGGGCAAGGACGCGATCGTGCGGGCCGTGGCCGTGCAGGGGTGCGCGGACCTGGCCGAGCTCCTGCGCGCCGCGCGCACCGCCCACCGCTCACCGAAGTCGGCGCTGCGCGCGGTGGCGGTGGCCTACCTCGACTTCGCCGCCACCCGGCCCGCGCTCTACGACGCGATGTTCGTCCGGGAAGTCGACCTGGCGTTCGGCACGGCGGACTCGCCGCCGGAGCTGGTCGCCGCGTTCCACGAGTTCGTGGCCGTCGTCGAGCCCCTGGCCGGCAACGACGACGTGGAGACGCTCACCGAAGTCCTCTGGAGCGCGCTGCACGGCCAAGCCACCCTCAACCAGGGCCGACGCCTGCGCCCCAGCCACCACCGCGCCCGCGTCGACCTGCTGCTGAGCCGGTTCTCCTGA
- a CDS encoding VOC family protein — translation MTLRFEVFPQDLDTTVKFYTDVLGFTAERYEPDGPHPYASLVRDEVCVGVSPRPQAVPAEHRRPPVGVELVFEVDDVEVEARRIETSGWPIEEELQHRPWGLRDFRICDPNGYYVRITERTPGGGSAPSTGGAR, via the coding sequence ATGACCCTGCGTTTCGAGGTCTTCCCGCAAGACCTGGACACGACGGTGAAGTTCTACACCGATGTGCTCGGGTTCACCGCGGAGCGGTATGAGCCGGACGGCCCGCACCCCTACGCGTCCCTCGTCCGCGACGAGGTCTGCGTCGGCGTGTCCCCGCGTCCCCAGGCCGTCCCGGCGGAGCACCGCCGACCTCCGGTCGGCGTGGAACTCGTGTTCGAGGTCGACGACGTCGAGGTCGAAGCCCGACGCATCGAGACCTCCGGGTGGCCGATCGAGGAGGAGCTCCAGCACCGGCCGTGGGGGCTGCGGGACTTCCGGATCTGCGACCCCAACGGGTACTACGTCCGGATCACGGAACGGACCCCGGGCGGTGGGTCCGCGCCGTCGACGGGGGGAGCGCGGTGA
- a CDS encoding DUF6191 domain-containing protein: MDAVETVLAWSIPGGTLSVVGVAVFELLRQRRRKRKGTPLATTTVDEITAMFYGSKRRELDHRDSVAVLREEEPQSAPPLRLDLDDGVVRLPRSDAARLHHTSRGPGHDVHGDRRRARAERTPQQHEQDRLP; the protein is encoded by the coding sequence GTGGACGCGGTGGAGACGGTGTTGGCGTGGAGCATCCCCGGCGGGACGCTGTCCGTGGTCGGGGTGGCGGTGTTCGAGCTGCTGCGCCAACGGCGGCGCAAGCGCAAGGGCACCCCGTTGGCCACGACGACCGTCGACGAGATCACCGCCATGTTCTACGGCTCCAAGCGCAGGGAACTCGATCACCGCGACTCGGTGGCCGTGCTGCGCGAGGAGGAACCCCAGAGCGCCCCTCCGCTGCGCCTCGACCTGGACGACGGCGTGGTGCGCCTACCCCGATCCGACGCTGCCCGCCTGCACCACACCTCCCGCGGTCCCGGCCACGACGTTCACGGTGATCGGCGGCGCGCACGTGCGGAGCGCACGCCACAGCAGCACGAGCAGGACCGCCTGCCCTGA
- a CDS encoding DUF4267 domain-containing protein, protein MIHQRVNTGLAVLVVLAGFYFGLGFLLDGQGAAAGFGIDPWPEGNGYFVVKGVRDIAYGLTALVLLLLGHRRALGWVVLADAVIPIGDCVAVVTNGGTVAYALAVHGSAAVLVLIVAASLLWETRKRSAGTPETTSSRAVASPAHR, encoded by the coding sequence ATGATCCACCAGCGCGTCAACACGGGTCTCGCCGTGCTCGTCGTCCTCGCCGGCTTCTACTTCGGCCTCGGCTTCCTGCTCGACGGGCAGGGCGCGGCGGCGGGGTTCGGCATCGACCCGTGGCCCGAGGGCAACGGCTACTTCGTGGTCAAGGGCGTCCGCGACATCGCGTACGGGCTCACCGCGCTGGTCCTCCTGCTGCTGGGACACCGCCGCGCCCTCGGCTGGGTGGTGCTGGCCGACGCGGTCATCCCCATCGGCGACTGCGTCGCCGTGGTCACCAACGGCGGCACGGTGGCCTACGCGCTGGCCGTGCACGGCTCGGCGGCCGTGCTCGTGCTCATCGTGGCCGCGTCGCTGCTGTGGGAGACCCGGAAGCGGTCAGCAGGAACGCCGGAGACCACCAGTAGTCGTGCAGTCGCGTCACCCGCACATCGGTGA
- a CDS encoding PadR family transcriptional regulator, protein MKSKRKVGNLLGLAVLGYLVRRPMHPYELSRLMRAHGDDRSIKFTHGSLYMVFGQLAKAGFIVEHETSREGQRPERTVYALTDAGRAELKDWMRELVAEPRHEHPHFVAALSMIAALHPDEVVALLRDRLAGLRGRLDEAEAILAGADAHPLFLVEEEYRIALLNAEVAFVRRFLERIDDWRPLWAGFHEGGR, encoded by the coding sequence GTGAAGTCCAAGCGGAAGGTCGGCAACCTGCTCGGGTTGGCGGTGCTCGGCTATCTCGTGCGCCGACCCATGCACCCCTACGAGCTGAGCCGGCTCATGCGCGCGCACGGCGACGACCGCAGCATCAAGTTCACCCACGGCTCGCTCTACATGGTGTTCGGGCAGCTCGCGAAGGCCGGGTTCATCGTGGAGCACGAGACGTCCCGCGAGGGGCAGCGGCCGGAGCGGACGGTCTACGCGTTGACGGACGCCGGGCGGGCGGAGCTGAAGGACTGGATGCGCGAGCTCGTCGCCGAACCCCGGCACGAGCACCCGCACTTCGTCGCGGCCCTGTCCATGATCGCGGCGCTGCACCCGGACGAGGTCGTCGCCCTCCTGCGCGACCGGCTGGCCGGGCTGCGCGGGCGGCTGGACGAGGCCGAGGCGATCCTCGCGGGCGCCGACGCGCACCCGTTGTTCCTGGTCGAGGAGGAGTACCGGATCGCGCTGCTGAACGCCGAGGTGGCGTTCGTCCGGCGCTTCCTGGAGCGGATCGACGACTGGCGCCCGCTGTGGGCGGGCTTCCACGAGGGGGGACGATGA
- a CDS encoding snapalysin family zinc-dependent metalloprotease, with protein MLVRKAVGVLAGVLGLMLPLVAVAAPSASAEPQALVRTLYYDVSQAQEFVADWDRAATNWNNSVSNVKLARRTSTSGVNIRILADNGWPRAYVSSLGNGTVYMGRQAVQQGYHRPRISTHEIGHILGLPDRRTGLCADLMSGSSAPVSCRNELPNAAERAEVERRFAGSLAAVDVRAAGYTGGRTECFVY; from the coding sequence ATGCTCGTACGAAAGGCCGTCGGCGTCCTGGCCGGCGTGCTGGGCCTGATGCTGCCGCTGGTCGCGGTGGCCGCGCCGAGCGCGTCGGCCGAGCCGCAGGCCCTGGTGCGCACCCTGTACTACGACGTGAGCCAGGCGCAGGAGTTCGTGGCGGACTGGGACCGCGCCGCGACGAACTGGAACAACTCGGTGTCCAACGTCAAGCTGGCCCGCCGCACCTCCACGTCGGGTGTCAACATCCGGATCCTGGCCGACAACGGCTGGCCCCGGGCCTACGTGAGCTCGCTCGGCAACGGCACCGTCTACATGGGACGCCAGGCCGTGCAGCAGGGCTACCACCGGCCGCGGATCTCGACCCACGAGATCGGGCACATCCTCGGCCTGCCGGACCGGCGGACCGGCCTGTGCGCCGACCTGATGTCGGGCTCCAGCGCGCCCGTGTCCTGCCGGAACGAGCTGCCGAACGCCGCCGAGCGCGCCGAGGTGGAGCGCCGGTTCGCCGGTTCGCTCGCCGCGGTGGACGTGCGCGCGGCGGGCTACACCGGCGGCCGGACGGAGTGCTTCGTCTACTGA
- a CDS encoding class I SAM-dependent methyltransferase, translating to MTNHIDEALRALADGDTGAAGEALRGGTTPLAAALAEHLAAARDGSVYDQPAAFEAFIDGGGNVGLYRAVTEALGRVYADAGPSTLLDIGCGDGRALRPALASAHAPASVTLVEPSTALLNAAVRALAGYDVDARHTRVELFAAALPADAVFDVAQSTFALHTLPHEVRDTVLADLVAHVGVLAVVEFDVPDLPHASPEHRRFLAEAYERGLAEYDADRDLVAQGFLMPVLTGQLVPGATRATWEQPASRWAEQVERAGFTDVRVTRLHDYWWSPAFLLTASGSPTAATRPR from the coding sequence GTGACGAACCACATCGACGAAGCCCTGCGAGCACTGGCGGACGGCGACACCGGCGCGGCCGGGGAGGCGCTGCGCGGCGGGACCACGCCGTTGGCGGCGGCGTTGGCGGAGCACCTGGCGGCGGCGCGGGACGGGTCGGTGTACGACCAACCCGCGGCGTTCGAGGCGTTCATCGACGGCGGCGGGAACGTGGGGCTGTACCGGGCGGTCACCGAGGCGTTGGGGCGGGTCTACGCCGACGCCGGGCCGTCGACCCTGCTCGACATCGGCTGCGGTGACGGGCGGGCGCTGCGGCCGGCGCTGGCCTCGGCGCACGCGCCCGCCTCGGTGACGCTGGTCGAGCCGTCCACGGCGTTGCTGAACGCGGCGGTGCGCGCGTTGGCCGGGTACGACGTGGACGCCCGGCACACCAGGGTGGAGCTGTTCGCGGCGGCGCTGCCCGCGGACGCGGTGTTCGACGTGGCGCAGTCGACGTTCGCGCTGCACACGCTGCCGCACGAGGTGCGCGACACCGTGCTGGCCGACCTGGTGGCGCACGTCGGTGTGCTCGCCGTGGTCGAGTTCGACGTGCCGGACCTGCCTCACGCGAGCCCCGAGCACCGCCGGTTCCTGGCCGAGGCCTACGAGCGCGGCCTGGCCGAGTACGACGCCGACCGGGACCTCGTGGCTCAGGGTTTCCTGATGCCCGTGCTGACCGGGCAGCTCGTGCCGGGCGCGACGCGGGCCACGTGGGAGCAGCCCGCGTCGCGGTGGGCGGAGCAGGTCGAGCGGGCCGGGTTCACCGATGTGCGGGTGACGCGACTGCACGACTACTGGTGGTCTCCGGCGTTCCTGCTGACCGCTTCCGGGTCTCCCACAGCAGCGACGCGGCCACGATGA
- a CDS encoding GNAT family N-acetyltransferase, giving the protein MTTDITASRWRDQPLEPLLLAYHLRTEAEKGVAVSAAEELPPRYRAEVLDPRAAFAADAVWVAETGGSAVGCVVASASADGSLEVKRLWVDPACRGRGAARALVGAVLDHAVDVGADSVRLSVWHWRRDAIGLYERLGFTRADPWDDRPDLVCMRRPAVVDSD; this is encoded by the coding sequence ATGACGACCGATATCACCGCGTCGCGGTGGCGTGACCAGCCACTCGAACCCCTGCTGCTCGCCTACCACCTGCGGACCGAGGCCGAGAAGGGCGTCGCGGTGTCCGCCGCCGAAGAACTGCCGCCGCGCTACCGCGCCGAGGTGCTCGACCCGCGGGCCGCGTTCGCCGCCGACGCCGTGTGGGTGGCCGAGACGGGCGGTTCGGCGGTCGGCTGCGTGGTGGCATCCGCGTCGGCCGACGGTTCGCTGGAGGTCAAACGGCTGTGGGTGGACCCGGCCTGCCGGGGCAGGGGAGCGGCGAGGGCGCTGGTCGGCGCGGTGCTCGACCATGCCGTCGACGTGGGTGCGGACTCCGTGCGGTTGTCGGTGTGGCACTGGCGGCGGGACGCCATCGGCCTCTACGAACGCCTCGGCTTCACCCGCGCCGACCCTTGGGACGACCGTCCGGACTTGGTGTGCATGCGCCGCCCGGCCGTAGTTGACTCCGACTAG